Sequence from the Candidatus Krumholzibacteriota bacterium genome:
AATATTTCTTTATTATACGCATCGAAGTCAGATAGGTCCTGTCGGTGACATCGGTCTCGTCTATAAAAAGATGATGAAGGATATTGAGGATCACCGGACTGCCTCCCTCATCATAGTATAGATCGACCGCGAACTCGTCTCCGTCGATATGTTCTTCTATGATAAACCTGCCGGTGTCGAGGACTTCGCGGGGATAAAGGCCATCGACTTTCCGTATCTCCGCGCCTATTCGACTGAGAACGAGGGGCCATTGCGCGTCTGAGATCACTTTGTGGACGCCAAGGCTGAAAAACCCTACTACAGGTTTTACTATAAACGGTTTTTTCAGGCCCGATGTGTCAAGGGAAGCGAGAGCTTCAAATGTCAGTTCCCTGAAAAAGAAATCCCTGTACTCACCGGCCAGAAGCCTCCTGAATCTTCCCTTGTCCTTGCATATATCTATCCTCTCGGGGTAACCGGTAAATGCAAGATTGTCCTCGATCCACTTGATCGAATCCTCCGAGTTGGTATAAACGAGGGGGGCTTTCTCCAGTCGCAGTTTCTCGACGATCTGTTCGGTCTCTAGTATCCTGAGATCGTACTTTTCAGAAAGGGATATCGAAAGATCATTTGAAAGGACCGGCAGCTGCAGCCTCTCGGCCGTACCGGCAAGAAGGTCGGATACAAACGGTCTATCAAGAATAATCATAGCTCACCATTTCCGGTTTTCATCGCCTGAAATCATGGATAATATATTCAATTACCTGAAGATTGCGAGAAAAATCGCCCGGCGATAAAAGACTTCCCTGCCTCGCGCACGGGCGGGGCAGGGAAATCTGTCTGGCAAGAGATCGTTCATGGAGGTCAGGTTCT
This genomic interval carries:
- a CDS encoding ATP-grasp domain-containing protein; the encoded protein is MIILDRPFVSDLLAGTAERLQLPVLSNDLSISLSEKYDLRILETEQIVEKLRLEKAPLVYTNSEDSIKWIEDNLAFTGYPERIDICKDKGRFRRLLAGEYRDFFFRELTFEALASLDTSGLKKPFIVKPVVGFFSLGVHKVISDAQWPLVLSRIGAEIRKVDGLYPREVLDTGRFIIEEHIDGDEFAVDLYYDEGGSPVILNILHHLFIDETDVTDRTYLTSMRIIKKYSRIFYPHLEKIGILGDFRNMPMHIEFRVDGDRVLPIEANPMRFAGWCATDIAWHAWGIDTVEYYFRQLTPDWPAIFKGREDKVFPLVIGLIPADIDPSSVKGIKYDEYLSNFKKLLEVRKTDFKKFIVFAFTFSETDDSNRDEIERMLQADMRDYLIMGED